Genomic window (Mobula hypostoma chromosome 25, sMobHyp1.1, whole genome shotgun sequence):
GGAGGAACCTTCTCTCTCATCTGCCAGTTCCTATTAACCTTGGAGAAGGTTCCCTACATTGGACAACTCTCAATACTTTGAAACTCCTTCCAAAAGCAAAGTATTGGAGGTGCTGGAATTctggggcaccatggtagtgtagtagttagcacaatgctattacagttcagacgttggagtttggagttcagttccggtgTCCTCTGCAATCAAGTTTGAGCATTCCTTCCCAAGTGCATGTAGGTtttctccggatgctccggtttccttccgcagtccaaagatgtgcccgctagtagattaattggccattgcaaatttccctgtgattaggccagggttaaagcggtggattgctgggtggtgcggttcGAAGGGCCGGAAGTGCCTATTCtggactgtatctctaaataaaataaaataaaaattactggagatactcagcaggtcaggcagcatctgtggggagagggaaagggttaatgtttctgGCAGAGCAGGTTTGACCTCCTGAGATGTTTCCCGCATTTTCTGCCTGACTCCAGGAACCCTCCCTCTTTCTAACACTACGATGACAAAGTCATGAATGTGGCACAGTTTCATAAGTCTACTACAGTACcaacgacctgggttcaattcctgcggcTGTCCTTAAattgcttgtatgttctcccccaagaccagatgggtttcctctggttgctccaaTTTCCCCACCCCGCACACCCCAGGGACGAACAGGTTAGTGCGTTAATTAGTCACGTGTGCATGATTGGGCAATATGGGCTTGTTCAACCAGATGGGCCTGTTcgtcttcttcttaagcccatcaaccctactggggcataggacACTGCCAGCGGCTCACCACAGTCCTCTGTCCCAGGCCTGTCTTTCAAGTTTTCCCAGGTTGAGCCCATTTTCTTGGTGTATCCTtggatccttcctctcccagggatgatgtctttggagcttctgctgacatctctgtagctctgggtttttatatGGTGGAGTTCTAACCCCATGCCCAACCTGttaatgtgctgtatctctaagtaagtaagtgtatggtcatgcactttggtagaagacataaaagcatagactattttctaaatggggagaaaattcaaaaatccaaggtgcagagtgacttgggagtcctcgtgtaggatgccataaaggttactttgcagcctgagtcgatggtgaggaagacgaatgcaatgttagcattcatttcgagaggactagaatataaaagcaacaatgtaatgctgagattGTATgcggcacaggtgaggcctcacctggagtattaggagtagttttaggccccttatttaataaaggatgtgctggtattggagaaggtacagaggaggtttacgagaataattccaggaatgcaaGGATCACTATAtaaggagcaattgatggctctggacctgtactcactggaatttagaagaatgagggaaatcTCAAAGAAATATATTGAATGTAGAAAGGcttgaatagagtggatgtggagtcgatgtttcctatagcggaggAGTCTCAGGCCAAAGGACACAGACCCAGAATAAGAGGGcatccatctagaacagagatgaggaggaatttcttcagccagaaggtgttggacctgtggaatttattgccacagctgtggaggccagtcattAGGTGTACTTAAGGTACAAAggtctgaagacacactctcaacatttcagcaacagcttcttctcccttgccatcagatgtctgaattaattcatcaatatttttgctctctttttgcaatatatctatatttcttattgtaatttttattatatttgatATAGTTCACTGTATTGGTGCcgtaaacaataaatttcatgatgtatgtcagtgatgataaagctgGTTCTGATTCAGGTTTACTGTAGCGATCTATGAGTCTCTGATCGTGACTTTGccaggattccagcatctgcagtctcccgaGTCTCCAGAGCAAATGCAGAAGTATGAATTGGGGGGTGGGGACGGTTCTCAGTggaacttatcgaatattgaaaggcctagatagagtggatgtggagaagatgtttcctacaatgggggaatgtaggaccagagggcacagcggtAGAATACAAAGATGCCCCgatagaacagggatgaggtggaatttctgtagtcagagtggtgaatctgtggaattcattgccacataaggctgtggagaccaagtcattgggtttatttaaagcagagtttagaATCATAcaaaactacagcatagaaacatgaCCCTCATTCTATTTAGTCCATGCCGagttattattctgcctagtcccatcaacctacacccatacccctcccaaccatatccaaacttctcttaaatgttgaaatcaaatcctcatccgccacttcctctggcagctcgttccaccctctgagtgaagaacttccccctcaggttcatcttaaacatttcacctttcacccttaacctatgacttagGTTGACCGATTCTTGATTAGAGAGGGCtttaaagattacggggagaagggaggCGAATGGggatgggagggataataaagtacctatgattgaatggcagagtagacgtGATatcctgaatggcctaattccactcctttgTCCTATGGTCTACATACATAAAGTTAGCTCTTTGTAGCCTTTGTGCTTCCTTTGTTAAATCGCCAACACTTTCTGGTTTCAGTGATGGACAGTTTCGGATACAGCTTCCACCAATGCGACAATGACTGGCCATTATTCGACAGCGTGCCCGAGGAGTGCGGGAGCACCCAGCAACCTTCCCTGGTCACCTCCGAAGACACTGATCTCAGCGACGATGCCGACAAGGTCTTACCCTCCCGTCACAAGCGCAGCAGGAGGTTTAACTTCCGCAAATATCAGAGCCCCAGCAGAAGCATGCCAGATGGGTGGGGAACGATACCCAAGGAAGTGGGGTGGCCAGTGCTTCAAGGCAAAACGTCAACCCCTTCGGTAAACAGCTCCCCTTCAGAAAGTAAGTGGCAGTGGGATCCTTATGAAGATGTTTGGTCTGGCAGTGAAGAAGAGCTGGAACTGGAAATGGTAAATCAGTTCCTCATGGCCAGAAGTCAAGTAATGTCAAATGACAATTTATCAGTGAGTCCCCAGATATTCCTGATTTCCGGTGAGCAAGTCCATCCTTCTCAAATCCAGTGTCCTACAGCTTCTTCTGGACAATCCCTGCCCCATTCCCAAGTATCCAGTTCAGGGTTCCATGTTCCGGTTCGGCAATCCCACATTACAGAAGCCAGCGTTAGGCCCACCAccacactgggactggatgacTCTGACAACGAATTCTACCTGCACCATTTAAAGACCACCGAGGACAAGCCCTTGGGTACTGGATTAGAGCAAACTCAGGAATCCCGAGAAGATGAGAAGGCCCTCCAGGAGTTTCAGGAAGATACACAGATACAAAGCCAGCACTGTAAGGGCAGCCAGCAAACGGCTGGTAGTGCTGAAGGTCATTGTCAAAGCACGCTTGgggaggattcaattgcacagaCCTTTGTCACTGTATCAAAGGACAGACAGTTTTTAAGGACCAGGGAAACATCAATAGTCACAGAATCAATGCCTGAAAGTCTATCTGCAGGAGTCAAGTGCAAGACTGATTATTCCATCACAGTTCCAGAAATCTATGAGTATTTTTACACAGATCCTGAAGATGAAAGGGATCAAAACAATGTCTCCCTGCCCATGCCTTCCAAGCATGAAGATCAAGACAGCCAGCGGCGCAAGGCAGTGAAGTTATTGACAGCAATTAAGACCATTGTATGGAAATATTTACAGAACACAAAACAAACGCATTCAGCGTTAGTGCCTCTCAGGATGTCAAACCAATCTGAGGGAGCAAAGGACAAGACTTCTTCTGACCTTGGGGCATTGGTGAGGTACTCACCACGTGACGGAAGCCACACAATGATGGAAAGCCTTGTGCAGAGAGGTACCTTGGGCAATGATTACCGATCTGTGGTGGAGGGGAGATCACTCACAGGAGGTTAACTTCACTGGTTACGTAAACAACTATACTTGAAATTTGGGAGGATGGGTTTGAAAACCATAAGAatcaggaacagaattaagccattcagtccatcgagtctgctcttccattgcatcatggctgatttactatccctctcagtcccattttcctaccttctccccttaacctttaacagcattactaatcaagaaccggtcaacccttgctttaaatatacctagtgaCTCGAGCCCCATAaccgtctgtggcagtgaattctgcagattcaccaccctgtgcctaaagaaattccttcacatcTGTATTCTAAAGAATACGGATGCTTGTattctggtctgagactcccccactaaaggaaacatcctctccacattaactctatctcagtttttcaatattcgataggtttcaacgagatcccctccctctcccccgcctcaacattcttctaaactccagcgagtaaaggtccagagccatcaaacattcctgatATGTCAGgattttcattcctgggatcattctcgtggacCTCCTcatgaccctctccaatgccagcatatcctttcttagataagaggcccagtACTACTCACCATATTCCTGGTCTGACCGAAGAGGATGATCTATTCGGTCAGATCAGAAACTGCACCGCGGTGGAGAGGTAGGCTCCACAACGGGTATTCAAAACCACCCCCTGTGTACCACTGGCATAGGCCTACCCGCCGTCAAGGACAAGCAGAACTGTGCCAAAGTCTCAGGTGCATATATATATAGcccgggtgcctaagacttttacacagtactgtagtaattttatggattgcactgtactgttgctgcaaaaaaagagcaaatttcatgacatgtgagtgacaataaacctgattctgatatgggtctctattgtggactgagagtgggaaggggacagggagaggggaatcatggttgggaaaaacggaagggagaggggagggagtgggaaacaccagagagacattcagtaatgatcagtaaaccagttgtttggaatcaaatgaccttgtctgatgtttgaacttgtgcccccccccacccctcccccttctctgccacctgtcccacaccccttcctcagtgctccaccctcaccattcccaatatcttTGCTCCCCCCAGATTTAggaactcgctctctgctccatattgacaaatacaatactgtgcaaaagtcctgggCACCCTAGTGATATATACATGCcttagacttctgcacagtactgcatatacaaataggtgctggaaaagggccagtaacatcatgaaggatcccacccaccctgctcatagactgtttgtcccactcccatcagggaggaggtgacatagcatccacgccaggaccaccagactgaaaaacagtcACTGTCCCCAagcctgatcaacacctccatccgttaacccacactcccaaccaccactCCTTTATCATttgctgtcagtcaccttatgaacAGGCACTCCAGAACAGGGcctcccagcctggggtcctcAGACCCCTCGatgaatggtaaggctccatggcagaAAAAACTTTGCAAACCCCTGGTCCTCAGCCTAGCTCAatttatggatatacaatcaatctatgtatatgagttatcttatatatttatatttatgaaaattggtggaggggcaggtagtgttgagcaaacaggaaggctgcagaaggacttagacagattaggagaaagggcaagaaagcgacaaatgaaatacaatgttggaaaatgcatggttatgcactttggtagaagaaataaatgtgcagagtaTTTACTAAACGGGGAGAGAATccgaaaatctgagatgcaaagggacttgggagtccttgtgcagaacaccctaaaggttaacttacaggtagagttggtggtgaggaaggcaaatgtctagatataagagcagggatgtgatgctgaggctttataaggcactggtgaggcctcacttggagtactgtgaacagttttgggttccttatccaAAATAGATGTGCTGGTATAGGAGAGGGCTCAGTGGGGACTCACAAGGaggattccgggaatgaaaaggttatcatgcAAGGACCATTTGacggccctgggcctgtacttgctggaattcagaaggatgcgggggggggggtctcattgaaacctgttgaacgttgaaaggccaagactgagtagatgtggaaaggatgtttcctatatgggGGGAGTCCAGGGCAAAAGGgtacagcctcagcatagaggggcgtccatttaaaacagagatatggaaaaatgtctttagccagaaggtgatgaatttgtggagtttgATACCACAGGTAGCTGAGGAGGCCAGGTTGCTGGgggtatttaaggcggagattgttaagttcttgattggccacagcatcaaaagttacagggagaaggccaggaagtggggctgagcagggggaataaaaggatcagccatgattgaatggcaagagcagacttgatgggcctgaTCATCTAAttttgcacctatgtcttatggtctttagatTTGTGTACTGGAATGGATATTTAACAATCTTAAGTCTTGACTAAAATCCCACCTTAAGAACATCACACAAGAAAACcgtagcaggagtaggccactcagcccttcaaaCCTTCCCTGCCATTGACTGGGGTGGTATGGTGGCACAATCGCTTTGCAGCACCACTGTAAGATGGGGGTTCAACTGCCGCTACTGTCTCTatggagtttttacgttctccccatgaccgcattggtttcctctgtgtgctctggtttcctcccacattccaaaagacacaCAGGTCAGAGTTAGTAAGCTGtcaacatgctatgttggcgatacttgtgggctgcccccagcacatccttgaactgTGATGGCCGTTAACACAAACACAGTAATTTgtttgttttgatgtgcatgtgacaaataaagctaatctttataatttttatcctgatgatgggtctcagctagaaacattaatttttagactatgacacgtagtcctcttttattgtcatttagtaatgcatgcattaagaaatgatacattatttcctccggtgtgatatcacaaaacacaggacagaccaagactgaaaaaaactgacaaaaccacataattataacatatagtacaaacagtgcaacaataccataacttgatgaagaagtccatgagcacagtaaagttcaaagtttctcaaatgtcccacatctcacgcagacgggagaaggaagaaaaactctccctgccatgctgaccacaatccgactctgagtcatcggaaaactttgagctctgatcagctctccgacaccgagtactgagcaccatctctgtctgaatgattcgacctccttctcgatcgccaaaagcaggcaaggccagggattttgaggcctaccctccgaaagattcccaaccacacagtaacgacagcagcaaacaagcgtttcagaaatttctccagatgttcctctgtgctttcacgtccattctccatcaaatcagaattgtccacggcccctatttaacagatacgatatcatttttcaccagagggctgcgcacatacaggcgcgtcgccatcttctcctcccgccttttattcccctccacagatgctgcagagttcctccagcatgttgtgtgtgttactctgggatTCCAGCGTCTGACAAATCTCTGTGTTTATAATCTTTATCATCTTTCTTCCCACCTAGCAAGACGAGGTTTGTGCCAGTCCTGCACTCAGAATGACCTGTGTTTATTCTGCTTTGCCTGCGCATCCTGGGCCATGAGGTCTGCTAATTCACAGTCAGACATGTGGAAAGCTGGTAAGTGTTCCTCTGCTGGGTGTTCATGTGGGAACTTTCCAATATCTGACCCATAATCGGACTGATGGCAAGAACGTGCCAACTGCACGAATCCATTGAGCCTCCTACGCATGgaaataatgttcatgggttcatgtccattcagaaatctgatggcagagaagaaactattcctgaaactttgagtttgggtctttaggctcctgtcctttctccttgatggcagcaatgagagagggcatgttctggatgatgggggcccttaatgacagatgccatgTTTTTGAGGCACTGTGTtctgaaggtgtcttggatgctggggatgctgggaaggctggtgcccatgatggagctggttgagtttacaacgtccaaacctgtgcagtgaccccctcccaaccagatggtgatgcaaccagttagaatgctctccaccgtacatctgtagaaatttgatagagcCTTTAGTGACAAACCGAGTTTCCTCAACCTCGGAATGAAATATAGATGTTGatattctttgtaatggcatcaaTATGTTAGACTACACTTACTGAAAAAGTCACCGAACAATTACGCGCATGTAGTCAATTAAATAAAGATATAAGCAAGCATAGAAAGAGCTAAACAACAAGAGCAATAACAACTTTACATTCTAATCCCACAGGTGCTGTAAACTGTCTGCAGTATGGTTTGGTGGTGGAATCTGAGGGTGGGGCAGATATCAGGACATGGTCCACGTAAATGCAGTGAGTTACAGGGCCTGCTTCAGTGCTTTATAGCTGAATACTAAGTAGCCTGTGGACATGTCCCTCAGTGCGAAGCCATGATTCATCTCACTGATTTCCTCCCATCTCAGGGTACtcatctccggtttcctcccatgctTCAAAGATGTGCGGGTTAGGCGTAGTAAGTAGTGGGCACGTTATGATGGTGCCAGAAGTGTCGCGACACCCGCAGGCTGCCCCCGGCACGTCCTCAGACCGTGTTGATCATTGACGCAACCAaagcatttcgctgtatgttttgacgtacgTGCAAAAAATAGAAGTAATCTCTAATCTCTCCCATAAATGACAGATGATATTTCATTTGCAACTTGCTTGTTTGTGTTCTTGCAGCTTTGTTGGTGAATCTCAGTGCCATTTCTGCAGTGAGGTACTTCAGGAGACACATACAAATAGAAGATCCCACATCCTTGGCTCTCCAGGACACTGGGGAGAGATCATTCAGATGAATGCATACTTCAGCTTCCAGTGAGCTCTGTGAAACTATTAAATCTTTTGAAACAACAAGACTTGTTTGACCATTTTtatcctgatgatgggtctcagccagaaacattaacttttttattccactccatagatgctgcagagTTTTGATGTGTTGTTGGAAGACCAACATATCTCGTTCACTGTTTTAATTCCATGATGTAACAAATTACCAGCTGCAGAATCTGAATTCATTTTGTTATCACCGACATATATCACAAAATGTGTTTCTgttatttgtgtgtgtatatatgtcaactgctgagtgtttctgtctTTCTCCTCTACTTAATActtcactttattgtcgccaaacaattgatactagaatgtacaatcatcacagcgatatttaatgCTACTCTTCAcattccctggagtacaaatcgatagtaaatcaATTCTATTGATCCAGATTTAGAATATCTGCCATTTTTTGATGATCATGTACCAAGTACTCTGGGTAAAAACTTGCCAGTCACGTTGCCTTTAAACTTCTCTGCTAATCTGTTTCGGACTTCTTTCATAGTACGACCAtgtaacgagctgccagcagaggtggtggatgcgggttcgattGTGGCATTTatgagaaacttggataggtacgtggacaaaagggatgtggagggctacagtccatgggactaggcagaaaattatccagcacggactagatgggccaaagagccagtTTTGGTTCTGTAGAGCTCTTTGACTCTGACTCTTGCTGATGGAATTATGGTCCTGTGAATCAGACTGTAACTTTGGTACTTGACCAGATCCAGCTCTGGTTCATTGGACCTTTTTTGGAGGAAGAATGCTATGTTAATTGAAGGTGGAAAAGTGACAACGCAGACTAGAATCCTGGTAGTGATAGTGTTcttctttatagaaacatagaaaacttacagcacaatacaggcccttcagcccacaatgctgtgctgaacatgtactcattttagaaattacctagagttacccataaccctctatttttctaagctccatgtacatatccaggagtctcttaaaagaccgtattgtatctgcctccaccaccaccgccggcagcccattccacgcactcaccactctctgtgtaaaaaacttacccctgacatctcccctgtacctactccaagcaccataaaactgtgccctcgcgtgctagccatttcaatcttggggaaaagcctctgactatccacacgatcaatgcctctcatctccttttccttcttggGAAAATCTTCAGGCTTGCGGATAGCTTCCCTCCCATCCCGTGAGTCCTCATGCAAGCAGTGAGGCCAACGTGTGGGGAACACACAgaaaaaactgctggagggactcagcaagtcaggcatgaAGATTTGACTTTTTGGGCTgtgatccttcatcgggactgggaaggaagatGGCAAAATAAAAGTtttggaggaaggggaggagcatgTGCCAGCAAGTGATGGGTGAATCCAAGTGGGGGGGGTATGTAAGTGGGGGGTTGGTGACGGGCAGGTTGTGAGGCAAGAGATGGGAAAGAAAAGAGGTGAAGGGACCACAGGGATAAGTGAAAacaaagagtgtgtgtgtgttggggggggggagtggacttGCTAAGACAACAAGGAGTAGTTAcaaaaagttcaagaaatcaacgtTGATGCCACCAGGCTGGAGATTACCACTAATGTTCCTCTAATGTGTGCCGAGAACATaaaagaacagaacagcacattGCAGGGACTAAGGGCTGGTCTATAGTtcgacttatttattatttatatagtgatacagagtggaataggtccttccagcccaacgagctgcaccgcagatcaacccacccatttaaccccagccttaccacaggacaatttacattcaccaattaacctactgaccggtacatctttgggcagtggaatgaaactggagcacccggaggaaatccacgtggtcacgggaagaaagtacaaactcctcacagactgtGCCAGAACAGAAGTGAACTCCGAGCTCTAACGCCCCGAGCTTTAACGCCCCGAGCTCTAACGCTCCGAGCTgtaacgccccgagctgtaatagcttcgTGCTAACCTTGATGCCACCCTGACACGTGTAAAATAAACCATAATGTTAAAGATGGTATTTAAGAAAAATCAGAAATGTGAAAcacaaacagaaaatgatggaagtcCTGAACAGATTGGATGGCATCCACGGAGAAGACAACAGAAGTGGCTGCCTATTCACACACCACACTACATAAATGATTTATATTGTTACGTCAGCACATTGAACTTTACTTTTGAAATATAACTCACTGATAGATAACTCAATCAATGAATACAATTCACCAACTtataggcattggtcagaccacacttggagtattgtgagcagttttgggccccttatctaagaaaagacgtgctggcattggagagggtccagacgaGGCTCATGAGAGTGATCCTGAAAttggaagggttaatgtatgaagagcatttgacagctctgggcctgtactcgccacagtttagaagaataaggggaggatctcattgaatcctacccaatattgaaaggtctagatagactggacatggagaggatgtcttATGTATtggaggagtccaggaccagaggtcacagcctcagaatcgagggacattcatttagaaaaaTGATGAgaaggctgtgcaggccaagtcattgggtatattgaaagtggaggttgataggtttttgattagtcagggcgtcaaatgccacagggagaaggcaggagaatggggttgagaggaataataaatcagccttgatgagaatggagaagcagacttaatgggctgaatggcccaattctgctcctatgttttatggtcttatggacttcatATACCATACAGACACTGCAAcatgagaacatagaacactgcagcacagtacagacctttcagcccaccatgttgtgctgaccttttaacctactccacaatcaatctaacccttccctcctacataaccctccattttcctatcatccatgtacctatctaaggatctcttaaatgtccctaatgtatcagcctctaccaccaccccggccaagtattccacacacccaccactctttgacattccttccctatactttccttcaatcaccttaaagttatactctctggtattagccatttccaccctgggaaaaaatcttTGTCTctccatttgatctatgcctcttatcatctgatGCGCAGAGGAGGATttgtcagtagaggaggccgtagacagGGGAAACTCATCTGCGGAACTGTCTGCATTTTAGGTCAGGAACTTGTATCAGCCCAACGTGGGAAcgacagacccttcatcagatgggATTGAACCTGGTTGATGGGTCAGTGGAGTGAGTGGTTTGAGAGTTTGTACACTCCTTCTGTTGATTACGCAGGCCTCTGCATGTCTCCAATTCATGATCTTCTCCATCTTAGTGTTGGGCCAGAGATTCCCAGGAGTGGGGACATTGCGTTTTTTGAGAAGGGATTGAGCATATCCTTAAGTCCTTTCCTCTGTCCACaacagagatggagaaagggTGCATGTTTCaggaatatggtgacatatcctGCCACATATGATTAAGactagtgaattgtgggcatgttatctCGGTGCCGGAAGCCTGGCGATACTTGTAGACTGCCCAGCaccatcctcgctgatttgatttcacacgaaaaacacatttcactgtatgtctcaatgaacatgtgacaaataaatctagtTTTATAACAACACAATGCAAGTCAATAGCCCATACATCAGTTCAGTCTAACAAGAACTCCAATGctagatccttcctctcccaggaatgaggtcttcagagcttctgttgatgtttctgtggctctgggtttttatgggatggggttgcttaCCCTATGCCCAAACCCCTCCTCTCGCAGctaggcttgggaccatccatcaTGGAGATTTTCTTTTAGCAGCTTAACCAAAATTATGTGCAATACTCCCAGTGCGCTCATACCAACATCTTTACAACTGCAACATAGCACCTCAACTCCATGACAAACtccattcgatttctgaatggacgttgaacccatgaacactacctcactactcctttatttctatttttgcttgATTTAGTTAATTTTACTGTTATATACATCTTACTGAAATtcatgtttattttattattatgtattgcaacgtactgctaccgcaaagtcAACAATTTTTACtacatttgctggtgatattaaacctgattctgattcttcactgacctgtttacctATAATATCACTTTCAGGAAACGATTTATATTCCATCGCTTTCTGCACAAATcaacagggttgtaaagaaggcaacaGCATGATTGCTTTTATTTGTCGAGGTACTGAGTTTGATTCAGGAAGTTAtgttcagaatgagaatcagaattaggtctCTTATTATtaacatatgttatgaaatttgttgttttgtggcagtagcacATTGTAAGATAtgcaaattactataagttacaaataaataaataaatattgctaaAGAAGAATAGCAAGGCAGTgttgatggaccattcagaaatctattcctaaaacgttgagtg
Coding sequences:
- the perm1 gene encoding PGC-1 and ERR-induced regulator in muscle protein 1 isoform X1, with protein sequence MEANQGSVMDSFGYSFHQCDNDWPLFDSVPEECGSTQQPSLVTSEDTDLSDDADKVLPSRHKRSRRFNFRKYQSPSRSMPDGWGTIPKEVGWPVLQGKTSTPSVNSSPSESKWQWDPYEDVWSGSEEELELEMVNQFLMARSQVMSNDNLSVSPQIFLISGEQVHPSQIQCPTASSGQSLPHSQVSSSGFHVPVRQSHITEASVRPTTTLGLDDSDNEFYLHHLKTTEDKPLGTGLEQTQESREDEKALQEFQEDTQIQSQHCKGSQQTAGSAEGHCQSTLGEDSIAQTFVTVSKDRQFLRTRETSIVTESMPESLSAGVKCKTDYSITVPEIYEYFYTDPEDERDQNNVSLPMPSKHEDQDSQRRKAVKLLTAIKTIVWKYLQNTKQTHSALVPLRMSNQSEGAKDKTSSDLGALVRYSPRDGSHTMMESLVQRARRGLCQSCTQNDLCLFCFACASWAMRSANSQSDMWKAALLVNLSAISAVRYFRRHIQIEDPTSLALQDTGERSFR
- the perm1 gene encoding PGC-1 and ERR-induced regulator in muscle protein 1 isoform X2 produces the protein MDSFGYSFHQCDNDWPLFDSVPEECGSTQQPSLVTSEDTDLSDDADKVLPSRHKRSRRFNFRKYQSPSRSMPDGWGTIPKEVGWPVLQGKTSTPSVNSSPSESKWQWDPYEDVWSGSEEELELEMVNQFLMARSQVMSNDNLSVSPQIFLISGEQVHPSQIQCPTASSGQSLPHSQVSSSGFHVPVRQSHITEASVRPTTTLGLDDSDNEFYLHHLKTTEDKPLGTGLEQTQESREDEKALQEFQEDTQIQSQHCKGSQQTAGSAEGHCQSTLGEDSIAQTFVTVSKDRQFLRTRETSIVTESMPESLSAGVKCKTDYSITVPEIYEYFYTDPEDERDQNNVSLPMPSKHEDQDSQRRKAVKLLTAIKTIVWKYLQNTKQTHSALVPLRMSNQSEGAKDKTSSDLGALVRYSPRDGSHTMMESLVQRARRGLCQSCTQNDLCLFCFACASWAMRSANSQSDMWKAALLVNLSAISAVRYFRRHIQIEDPTSLALQDTGERSFR